agtaactcagcaggtcaggcagcagctctagagaaAAATgattggcgatgttttgggtccggCCCCTCTTCAGATTTTCAGTGTAATAGGATTCCTTTTATCTCTTGTTAAAATATATTCTTTGGTTAACAGGATAAAATATTCATTTTCATCCTTGGTATGGGTCATtttatccttggtataaaccaacatctgcagttctttgtttctacttgtaTTTGCAGGAGTTCCGTTTGGAATGTTTGCAATTTGTTGGGAGATAGTTTCTACCGCGTAAATAAATGAACGTCATAAAAATATTATGGACATCAGGGTTTATATTATCCACGTTATTGCACTTTAGTATATTCTCCTCAACTCAGTCGTCTAATGAGAATGTTGACCGGAGAATGATAAGTATGGGAAAGGGCAATTCTAAAGAGGGCTACCCAGACAAGCCTTCTAAAACTTGGTCAGACCTGTACCAGCTCCAAGTACAACTTGAACATGTCAAATAAAATCGGCCATGATGAAGGATTTGTCATTTAATTGGATTGAATTACTATACGTTAATGGTGATCTATGACATACTGATATAATTTTCAGTGTCTACAAAATAACTTCGGAAATGTTTACCCGTTCAACTTTAAATGTCAAACACGCTGCCTTTGTGATGAAGCGAACAAATGCTGtgccgtttaaaaaaaatatctgctGCATCTGAACAGGAGCTCAAATTTCAAAGTCACTGGCCCACATGCCATACCAACAAAACAAATAATGTACTCTATCGTCTGTAGAATATGCTATATTGTGATAGCCGGAGTCACAGAATCACAAGTCATACACGAAGATGGACCCTTTAGTCCATCTTGTCAATGACGAACAAAAttcccccatctatgctagtttcACTTGCCcgggtttgacccatatcccgcaTGGTGGAGTATCGCCGAAATAAGCGAACCAATGGCGCTTTACAGAATACATTCCGGTTTTCGTTTCAGTCACTTCTCACCTACAAATTAATATGAATTAGATCAAGAAACAATCTGATTTTCATGTAATTTTCCATGAAGGCGAATCAGTGCTATAAGGAGCTAACCCCGGCCATTTGGTCCAATAGGCCCGGCGAGATTGGTAATGCTGTCATGTGAGTTGCCCGGTAAAGGTCTCAGCTTCACTCCACCAATTTAAAACATGCTTTATAAGTAAATACTGTTGTAAAATACACCCAAGGCTCGGCAGTAGAAAACGAGATGTTCTGCCAGTGAGACAGAACTATAAAGGAACAGCTGACGTTGATACATTCGCGAATTCACTGGCTTCAGCAATATACTAACACTAGTAGTGCACACGAATATACCTCGAAtttgtattttaattattttattcaatAGTTTTAGAAACTAATGTTGAAAATACATTTGCATTTACTAtagttttttttacaattttaacatttgacACTTTTACGTTTTTAAAACGCTTTACATGATTAGAACATTTCAATTAAAAATCCGAATTAAGACGATACAAATGATAAGCTTTTAGACACCCACTTTAGTCGCTTAGCTTCGCCGAATCAGATAGTCCACTACATTGGGGTAATTATTTTCCCTCGCCAAGTCTATGGCTCCTTTACCGTTACCATCTCGGAGATTAATATTTGCTTTTCCAACTTCTACCAGGACCTTCAGAGTATCCAGATGCCCTTCCCGGGCTAGGTCGTGGATGAGTGCGATGCTGTACCCATCCTGACGGTCTGGATCTGCTCCCCAGTTCAGTAGAACTCGGCATATATCTGGACAGCCCATTTTCATCACCTGAAATGGTAGAGGAAGAAAAAAATGAATGGCCTTAAATTAGTATTGAAAATTGAAATTTGGTAAATGTGGTggaaatggtggaaatactcatCTGGTCAAGCacatttgagagggaaagagagttaACGGTTCGGGTCTGTGACTTGTCACCATATGTATAGAATGAAACTCTAATAATACAGGAAGTTCCTGCATATATGGGTTGCTTCATTTCTATGTTAATTCCCAATGTTGTGCAATACTACATTTTAGGGCCATTTGTATTTTAGTTATGAATGGACAATactaaaataatttaataatgCTCTTtccttttatccccccccccccccccccccccccccaccccagtagTTTATATCGCATGTTAGATGTACGCTACATATTGTTTCTTACGTTTTTTCTTTTCCGTTTTGTTTCCGAAAGTTAATTTAATTATAAATGTATTTAATCTCCTAAAGCATCAATGGTTTAGTAAGTAATAGTTGTCTCAAATTTACAGGTTATCGGATTACATTCAAAGCGCCAGAGGGGCATAataatggtgaaatcaaaatatcTTTACATAGTTTCTATTTACATTTTTAATGTATAATAAAGCGGGACAATTGCATTCCCAATAGAAAGAGAATATCGGCAATATGagtatatatatttatcattttccatatatagtcaagtcaagtttatttgtctatATGTATTCCGGTTAAAGTTGCCTGGAATGCATACGCATATTTCAAATATAAACCTTTACTTTACAGAAAAGAACATGATTTTGTAATGAAATGTGTAAATTTCAAATATAATAATGCTCAAGGAAA
This portion of the Leucoraja erinacea ecotype New England chromosome 3, Leri_hhj_1, whole genome shotgun sequence genome encodes:
- the LOC129695643 gene encoding cyclin-dependent kinase 4 inhibitor C-like; the encoded protein is MVDIDTFTTAAANGDISRVEQMLENGIDPNGVNRYGRTALQVMKMGCPDICRVLLNWGADPDRQDGYSIALIHDLAREGHLDTLKVLVEVGKANINLRDGNGKGAIDLARENNYPNVVDYLIRRS